The following proteins are co-located in the Ensifer sp. WSM1721 genome:
- a CDS encoding GDCCVxC domain-containing (seleno)protein: MRRMVHLLSVLTCPNCRYQAVETMPIDACLRVYECKGCGAIIKPREGDCCVFCSYGSEPCPPVQEARHGG; encoded by the coding sequence ATGCGCCGTATGGTTCACCTTTTATCCGTGCTGACTTGCCCCAACTGTCGCTACCAGGCGGTCGAAACGATGCCAATCGATGCCTGTCTTCGTGTCTACGAATGCAAGGGATGCGGCGCGATCATCAAGCCGAGGGAAGGCGATTGCTGCGTGTTCTGCTCCTACGGCTCCGAGCCATGTCCGCCGGTTCAGGAGGCGCGGCACGGCGGATGA
- a CDS encoding SDR family oxidoreductase, translated as MSEKLLVTGAAGQLGRLVLDQLLASGGTRPADIIATSRDPAKLAEYAAKGVETRAADFDDPASLDKAFAGADRILIISTDVLDQPGKRLKQHLAAVDAAKKTGAKHILYTSMPNPESSVIPFASDHLGTENAIKATGIPYTILRNAWYMENLFLSLPHALQSAQWFSSAGNGRISHIARSDIAAATAAALESGSTESRTYTLTGPAALTTNEIASLAAGATGRKLDVVHISDEALAGGLKGAGLPDFFVPILVSFDANTRAGHFDVVTDDAVALTGKSPIELAAFLEANKSALAG; from the coding sequence ATGTCCGAAAAATTGCTCGTGACCGGCGCCGCAGGCCAACTGGGCCGATTGGTGCTCGACCAGCTTCTTGCATCCGGCGGAACGCGACCGGCCGATATCATCGCCACTAGCCGCGACCCCGCCAAGCTCGCCGAATATGCCGCCAAGGGCGTCGAGACCCGCGCCGCCGATTTCGATGACCCGGCCTCGCTCGATAAGGCCTTCGCCGGTGCCGATCGTATCCTTATCATCTCGACCGATGTCCTCGATCAGCCCGGAAAGCGGCTGAAGCAGCATCTTGCGGCCGTGGATGCCGCCAAGAAGACCGGCGCCAAGCACATCCTCTACACCTCCATGCCCAACCCGGAGAGCTCGGTCATTCCGTTTGCCTCCGATCATCTCGGCACCGAAAACGCGATCAAGGCAACGGGCATTCCCTATACGATCCTGCGCAACGCCTGGTACATGGAGAACCTTTTCCTCTCCCTGCCGCACGCGCTTCAAAGCGCACAATGGTTCTCGTCCGCCGGCAACGGCCGCATTTCGCACATCGCCCGCAGCGATATCGCTGCCGCCACGGCTGCGGCGCTGGAGTCTGGTTCGACGGAAAGCCGTACCTATACGCTGACCGGCCCTGCGGCTCTCACCACGAATGAAATTGCATCCCTCGCCGCCGGGGCCACGGGTAGGAAGCTGGACGTCGTGCACATTTCCGACGAGGCGCTCGCAGGCGGTCTCAAGGGCGCCGGTCTGCCGGACTTCTTCGTGCCGATCCTCGTCTCCTTCGATGCCAACACCCGCGCAGGCCATTTCGATGTCGTAACCGACGATGCCGTCGCCCTCACCGGCAAAAGCCCGATCGAACTCGCCGCCTTCCTCGAGGCGAACAAGTCGGCGCTTGCTGGCTGA
- a CDS encoding NrsF family protein: protein METHELIKALAADTKRSGMPMAFAWSGAAILAVAVAAGVFLALLGPRSDVANAMQTLRFLYKFLVTIALALSAVGVLRVLSRPEAEPRTFLPYLAIAPALLLAGVLAELVAVPASAWPARLVGSNGLVCLTFIPLLGLGPLALLLLALRHGAPSQPTLAGAVAGLAAGGIAATFYAAHCTDDSPLFVATWYTAAIAILVFLGWVGARRFVRW, encoded by the coding sequence ATGGAAACGCATGAACTCATCAAGGCACTCGCGGCAGACACGAAGCGAAGCGGCATGCCGATGGCTTTCGCCTGGTCGGGCGCCGCCATCCTTGCAGTCGCCGTCGCTGCGGGCGTCTTCCTGGCGCTTCTCGGTCCGAGGTCCGACGTCGCAAACGCGATGCAGACGTTGCGTTTCCTCTACAAATTCCTGGTGACGATTGCGCTTGCGCTCAGCGCCGTAGGAGTTCTGCGGGTACTATCGCGACCGGAGGCCGAGCCGCGCACCTTTCTTCCCTATCTTGCCATCGCACCGGCGCTACTGCTCGCGGGTGTCCTCGCGGAGCTTGTCGCTGTGCCCGCCAGCGCATGGCCTGCGCGCCTCGTCGGAAGCAATGGCCTGGTATGCCTGACCTTCATTCCGCTGCTCGGCCTCGGCCCGCTCGCGTTGTTATTGCTGGCGCTGCGCCATGGAGCTCCCTCTCAGCCCACACTTGCAGGGGCGGTTGCCGGGCTCGCGGCCGGAGGCATCGCAGCAACCTTCTATGCCGCCCATTGCACCGACGACTCGCCGCTCTTCGTGGCTACCTGGTACACGGCGGCAATCGCCATCCTGGTGTTTCTCGGCTGGGTCGGCGCGCGCCGCTTCGTCCGCTGGTAA
- a CDS encoding DoxX family protein gives MEDEKVISVRKFFDRREGGGRGGWLGRIDGLVATVAPASLTQLALRLGLAVPFWRSGMSKWDGFLQLNDVAVLLFTSEFQLYLPGGPYPFPAPAVTAFVVACAEVLLSALLVLGLATRLVAFGLLVMTIAIQLTVPDGWPLHLTWAAMALGVMTWGAGRLSADWWLATGAGRRQM, from the coding sequence ATGGAGGATGAGAAAGTGATTTCGGTACGGAAATTCTTCGACAGACGCGAGGGCGGGGGAAGGGGAGGTTGGCTCGGTCGGATCGACGGCCTGGTTGCCACCGTGGCACCGGCGTCGCTTACTCAACTCGCCTTGCGGCTGGGGCTTGCCGTACCCTTCTGGCGTTCGGGTATGAGCAAATGGGATGGCTTTTTGCAGTTGAACGATGTCGCGGTTCTCCTCTTCACATCGGAATTCCAATTGTACCTGCCCGGAGGTCCATATCCCTTCCCTGCGCCGGCGGTGACCGCCTTCGTGGTCGCCTGCGCCGAGGTTCTCTTGTCTGCTTTGCTGGTCTTGGGATTGGCGACGCGTCTCGTCGCGTTCGGGCTTTTGGTGATGACAATCGCCATCCAGTTGACGGTACCGGATGGATGGCCGCTTCATCTGACCTGGGCGGCGATGGCGCTCGGCGTCATGACCTGGGGTGCGGGCAGGCTGTCTGCGGATTGGTGGCTCGCCACTGGCGCGGGCCGACGACAAATGTGA
- a CDS encoding DUF692 domain-containing protein, whose product MPEVASHTDRAQPGTLRFPAHPIDGLAGTSFKHQHLPSILADEERGGGFFEVHAENYMGAGGPPHAALTRIREDHPVSLHGVCMSIGGPQPLNKDHLGRFATLVERYEPALVSEHLAWSTHDTTYYNDLLPLPYTEASLRRVAEHIDEVQEAIGRPLLLENPSTYVVFKESTISETAFIREIVKRTGCGLLLDINNVFVSATNHGFSALDYLSDYPLEHVGEIHLAGHAEQEDDEGDLLLIDSHDGPVADAVWKLFDIVIGWRSPVPTLIEWDSAIPEWPVLKREAKAAQAILNRHAAGHRQEKLHARG is encoded by the coding sequence ATGCCGGAAGTGGCAAGTCACACGGATCGCGCTCAGCCGGGAACTCTCCGCTTTCCGGCGCATCCGATCGATGGGCTGGCGGGTACCAGCTTCAAACACCAGCATCTGCCGTCCATCCTCGCCGACGAAGAGCGAGGTGGCGGTTTCTTCGAAGTTCATGCAGAGAACTATATGGGCGCTGGCGGGCCGCCGCACGCGGCCCTCACGCGAATACGCGAGGATCATCCGGTCTCGCTCCATGGCGTATGCATGTCGATCGGCGGGCCGCAGCCTTTGAACAAGGACCATCTCGGCCGTTTCGCGACACTCGTCGAGCGATACGAGCCGGCGCTCGTCTCTGAACACCTGGCGTGGTCGACGCACGACACGACCTACTACAACGACCTCCTACCCTTGCCCTACACGGAGGCAAGCCTCAGGCGCGTCGCCGAGCATATCGACGAGGTGCAGGAGGCGATCGGCCGACCGCTCCTGTTGGAAAACCCCTCGACCTATGTGGTTTTCAAGGAGTCGACGATAAGCGAGACCGCATTCATCCGGGAGATCGTGAAACGCACGGGATGCGGTCTGTTGCTCGACATCAACAATGTCTTCGTCTCGGCGACCAATCACGGCTTTTCGGCGCTCGACTATCTGTCGGACTACCCGCTCGAACATGTCGGCGAGATCCATCTGGCCGGCCATGCCGAACAGGAGGACGATGAAGGCGACCTCCTGTTGATCGATAGCCATGATGGGCCGGTCGCAGACGCGGTGTGGAAGCTCTTCGATATCGTGATCGGCTGGCGTAGCCCCGTCCCGACGCTGATCGAATGGGACAGTGCCATTCCGGAGTGGCCAGTGCTGAAGCGCGAAGCAAAGGCGGCCCAAGCGATCCTGAATCGGCACGCGGCGGGCCACCGACAGGAGAAATTACATGCGCGCGGCTGA
- a CDS encoding NAD(P)/FAD-dependent oxidoreductase: MQEKHHVVVVGGGFGGLQLVNDLKGAPVRVTLIDRRNHHLFQPLLYQVATTVLATSEIAWPIRHLYRDRPEVTTVLGEVTAVDTAIKTVALANGQSVSYDTLVLATGATHAYFGHDEWAAVAPGLKTLEDATTIRRRVLLAFEQAEVEDDPARRDALLTFTVIGAGPTGVELAGIIAEMAHKTLPGEFRRIDTRRARVVLVEAGPRILPAFSEDLSAYARRALERLGVEVHTGTAVTDCTDAGVKIGDRFVPSRTLVWAAGVQASPAAKWLGIEADRAGRALVAEDLTAPGHPDVFVIGDTASVKQEDGKPVPGIAPAAKQQGAFVARVIRARLEGKSVPDVFRYRHQGSLATIGKRAAIIDFGRIKLKGTLAWWIWGIAHIYFLIGTRSRFAVAWSWLWTYLSGQHSARLITQKETLRETG, from the coding sequence ATGCAGGAAAAACACCACGTCGTCGTGGTCGGTGGCGGCTTCGGCGGGCTGCAGCTTGTCAACGATCTCAAGGGTGCACCGGTTCGAGTCACCTTGATCGACCGACGCAACCACCATCTTTTCCAGCCACTGCTCTACCAGGTCGCAACCACGGTGCTCGCGACATCGGAGATTGCCTGGCCGATCCGCCATCTTTATCGCGACCGGCCGGAAGTGACGACGGTTCTCGGCGAGGTTACGGCCGTCGATACGGCCATCAAGACCGTGGCGCTGGCGAACGGGCAATCGGTTTCCTACGACACGTTGGTGCTGGCGACCGGGGCGACACACGCCTATTTCGGCCATGACGAATGGGCGGCGGTCGCTCCGGGGCTGAAGACGCTGGAGGATGCGACGACCATTCGCCGCCGCGTGCTCCTTGCCTTCGAGCAGGCGGAGGTGGAGGACGATCCGGCAAGGCGCGACGCGCTCCTCACCTTCACGGTGATCGGCGCAGGTCCGACCGGGGTGGAGCTTGCCGGTATCATTGCCGAGATGGCGCATAAAACGCTCCCCGGCGAGTTCCGTCGGATCGACACGCGTCGGGCGCGGGTGGTGCTCGTCGAGGCGGGGCCGCGTATTCTCCCTGCCTTCAGCGAGGATCTCTCCGCCTATGCCCGCAGAGCGCTGGAGAGGCTTGGCGTCGAGGTGCACACGGGAACGGCGGTCACCGACTGCACCGATGCCGGCGTGAAGATCGGCGACCGTTTCGTGCCGAGTCGCACGCTCGTCTGGGCAGCCGGTGTGCAGGCTTCGCCCGCTGCCAAATGGCTCGGGATCGAGGCCGACCGCGCCGGGCGCGCGCTCGTGGCTGAGGACCTGACGGCACCCGGACATCCGGACGTTTTCGTCATAGGCGACACCGCTTCCGTCAAACAGGAAGACGGTAAGCCGGTGCCGGGGATTGCACCGGCGGCCAAGCAGCAGGGCGCCTTCGTGGCGCGGGTCATTCGCGCCAGGCTGGAAGGCAAATCCGTGCCCGACGTGTTCCGTTACCGTCACCAGGGAAGCCTTGCCACTATCGGCAAGCGCGCTGCGATCATCGATTTCGGTAGGATCAAACTCAAGGGCACGCTCGCTTGGTGGATCTGGGGCATCGCCCATATCTACTTCCTCATCGGCACCCGCAGTCGCTTCGCCGTCGCCTGGAGTTGGCTCTGGACCTATCTGAGCGGCCAGCACAGCGCCCGGCTAATCACCCAGAAGGAGACTTTGCGCGAGACGGGCTGA
- a CDS encoding aspartate/glutamate racemase family protein, whose amino-acid sequence MEMRKIGLIGGMSFESSAVYYRMINEAVRERLGGLRSAEVLLHSVDFQKIVDLQKAGRWDDAALRLSNVARGLTAGGADCVLICTNTMHLIADQVQASVDVPLINIIDETARRLRAEGCRRPLLLATRYTMEHGFYAERMRAHGIDLAVPDAEGRVLTHNVIFDELCAGKVLHSSRAALIALIEKAKTDGADAVILGCTEICLILDPAKLPLPGFDSTAIHAEAAVDFALGCEMVSSAA is encoded by the coding sequence ATGGAAATGCGCAAGATCGGTCTCATTGGCGGCATGAGCTTCGAAAGCTCCGCGGTCTATTACCGGATGATCAATGAAGCCGTGCGCGAGCGCCTCGGCGGGTTGCGTTCGGCGGAGGTGCTTCTGCATTCGGTCGACTTCCAGAAGATCGTGGATCTGCAGAAGGCCGGCCGCTGGGACGATGCCGCCCTGCGCCTTTCCAATGTAGCGCGCGGGCTGACTGCCGGCGGTGCCGATTGCGTTCTGATCTGCACCAACACCATGCACCTCATCGCCGACCAGGTACAGGCCTCGGTGGACGTTCCGCTGATCAATATCATCGACGAGACGGCGCGGCGCCTCAGGGCGGAGGGCTGTCGCCGGCCGCTGCTGCTTGCTACCCGCTACACGATGGAGCACGGCTTCTACGCGGAGAGGATGAGAGCGCACGGGATCGACCTGGCGGTACCGGATGCCGAAGGTCGCGTGCTGACGCACAACGTCATCTTCGACGAGCTCTGCGCCGGAAAGGTGCTGCATTCTTCGCGCGCGGCGCTGATCGCGCTGATCGAAAAGGCGAAAACCGATGGCGCCGATGCCGTCATCCTCGGCTGCACCGAGATCTGCCTGATCCTCGACCCGGCCAAGCTACCGCTGCCGGGCTTCGATTCCACCGCCATCCATGCCGAAGCGGCGGTCGATTTCGCACTTGGGTGTGAAATGGTCAGCAGCGCGGCATAA
- a CDS encoding 2-hydroxychromene-2-carboxylate isomerase, which produces MTAPIDFWFSIGSPYTFLAVMRLPGIAEKAGVEVRWRPFNAHALQAQSNDVPFADKPLKADYMWRDIERRAAKFGLSVRLPIPYPLPEMEQANRVAVLAGDEGWCPAYAIATYRRWFADREPSGSEPNLSESIKEAGQDPARVLQQANSDAAARALEAATGEAKEIGIFGSPSFVADGELFWGPDRLEDAIEWQHNLDQGNPG; this is translated from the coding sequence ATGACGGCGCCGATCGACTTCTGGTTCTCGATAGGAAGCCCCTACACCTTTCTCGCGGTCATGCGGTTGCCCGGAATCGCCGAGAAGGCAGGTGTCGAGGTTCGCTGGAGACCCTTCAACGCGCACGCGCTGCAAGCCCAGTCGAACGATGTGCCTTTTGCCGACAAGCCTCTCAAAGCCGACTATATGTGGCGCGACATCGAACGGCGGGCCGCGAAATTCGGCCTGTCCGTAAGGCTGCCGATCCCCTACCCGCTTCCCGAAATGGAACAGGCGAACCGCGTCGCGGTACTCGCCGGCGACGAAGGCTGGTGCCCGGCCTATGCGATCGCCACCTACCGGCGCTGGTTTGCCGACCGCGAGCCCTCCGGCAGCGAGCCGAACCTCTCGGAGAGTATAAAGGAGGCGGGACAAGACCCCGCTCGTGTGCTGCAACAGGCAAACTCCGACGCCGCCGCCCGGGCGCTTGAAGCCGCGACCGGCGAAGCGAAGGAGATCGGCATCTTCGGCTCACCCTCTTTCGTCGCCGACGGCGAATTGTTCTGGGGCCCCGATCGCTTGGAAGACGCCATCGAATGGCAGCATAATCTGGACCAGGGCAATCCGGGGTGA
- a CDS encoding DNA-binding domain-containing protein, translating into MRAAEERPADAAERLGYPERFTPGLLDPGRPTPALVAGPNGKAADKRFNVYRNNVTVSLIEALAATFPATMRITGEAFFRAMARFHIRETPPMSPLLFEYGRDFPDFIERYEHAQSMPWLADVARIERAWLDAYHAADAAVLPAHALASVRPVDLAGIVFEPHPATRIIRSAYPAVTVFLANRGDGPVGRIEVAAAESALITRPALEVEVRCLPPGADVFLSNLLGGEPFGNAAAVGKRCCPEFDLAAAVAVMLEAGAFAAIRHGG; encoded by the coding sequence ATGCGCGCGGCTGAGGAACGTCCTGCCGACGCCGCCGAGCGGTTGGGCTATCCGGAGCGCTTCACGCCCGGACTGCTCGACCCCGGGCGCCCGACCCCGGCGCTCGTTGCCGGCCCAAACGGCAAGGCGGCCGACAAACGCTTCAATGTCTATCGCAACAACGTGACCGTCAGCCTCATCGAGGCACTCGCCGCCACGTTTCCGGCGACGATGCGCATCACGGGCGAAGCATTCTTTCGGGCCATGGCCCGATTTCACATCCGCGAGACGCCACCGATGTCGCCGCTCCTCTTCGAATACGGCCGGGACTTTCCCGATTTCATCGAGCGGTATGAACATGCCCAGTCCATGCCGTGGCTAGCCGACGTCGCGCGCATCGAGCGCGCCTGGCTCGACGCCTATCATGCGGCGGACGCAGCCGTCCTGCCAGCGCACGCGCTGGCGTCGGTTCGACCCGTGGACCTCGCCGGCATCGTCTTCGAGCCGCACCCGGCGACCCGCATCATCCGCTCCGCCTATCCGGCCGTGACCGTCTTTTTGGCGAACCGCGGCGATGGTCCGGTCGGCCGCATCGAGGTCGCGGCAGCAGAAAGCGCGCTGATCACACGGCCGGCGCTCGAAGTGGAGGTCCGCTGCCTTCCCCCGGGGGCTGACGTCTTCCTCAGCAATCTGCTTGGAGGCGAGCCATTCGGAAACGCCGCGGCGGTAGGAAAAAGGTGCTGCCCGGAATTCGATCTCGCGGCTGCCGTCGCCGTCATGCTTGAGGCCGGCGCCTTTGCCGCGATCCGCCATGGAGGATGA
- a CDS encoding Lrp/AsnC family transcriptional regulator, translating into MLDERDRKLLSLLQEDASVAMGDLAERVNLSLSACSRRIQRLEEAGYVARRIVVLDRQKMGVPTTVFALIKTAHHSDEWIEKFRRAIVDIPEIVEAHRLTGNYDYIVKVVLPRVEHYDVVYKQIVRKVELFDVSASISMEILKSGTAVPVGYAD; encoded by the coding sequence GTGCTGGATGAAAGGGACCGAAAGCTTCTCTCACTCCTTCAGGAGGATGCAAGCGTCGCGATGGGTGATCTCGCGGAGCGGGTAAATCTGTCGCTTTCCGCCTGCTCGCGACGCATTCAGCGGCTGGAGGAGGCAGGCTACGTCGCCCGGCGCATCGTCGTGCTCGATCGCCAGAAAATGGGCGTGCCAACGACAGTTTTCGCACTGATCAAGACCGCACATCACTCCGACGAGTGGATCGAGAAATTCCGTCGCGCGATCGTCGACATCCCCGAGATCGTGGAGGCGCACCGGCTGACCGGCAATTATGATTACATCGTCAAGGTCGTTCTGCCGCGTGTCGAGCATTATGACGTTGTCTACAAACAAATCGTGCGCAAGGTCGAGCTCTTCGACGTTTCGGCCTCGATCTCTATGGAGATACTGAAAAGCGGCACGGCCGTACCGGTCGGCTACGCCGATTAG
- a CDS encoding pyridoxine 5'-phosphate synthase, whose product MPAKLSVNLNAVAMLRNRRDLPWPSVTDLGRIALEAGASGLTVHPRPDQRHIRFSDLQPIRDLIDDEFPQAEFNMEGFPNETFLELVERHEPEQVTLVPDDPAQATSDHGWDFRKSHNLLGNVVGRLKKKGFRVSLFADGVPDAEALKIARETGADRIELYTGPYGGCYDDEEKAERIAGELGRTAEIAVGLGLAVNAGHDLTVANLPLLVKHIPALAEVSIGHGLTADALEYGMAETVRRFRRACGEAV is encoded by the coding sequence ATGCCCGCAAAACTGTCCGTGAATCTCAATGCCGTCGCGATGCTTCGCAACCGGCGCGATCTTCCCTGGCCATCGGTCACCGACCTCGGTCGCATCGCGCTCGAGGCGGGAGCGAGCGGGCTGACCGTGCACCCGCGTCCCGACCAGAGGCACATCCGCTTTTCCGATCTCCAGCCGATCCGGGACCTGATCGACGACGAATTTCCGCAAGCGGAATTCAACATGGAAGGCTTTCCGAACGAAACGTTTCTGGAGCTTGTCGAGCGGCACGAGCCGGAGCAGGTGACGCTGGTTCCCGACGATCCGGCGCAGGCGACCTCCGATCACGGCTGGGACTTCCGCAAGAGCCATAATCTGCTCGGCAACGTGGTCGGACGGCTCAAGAAAAAAGGCTTCCGCGTCTCGCTCTTTGCCGATGGCGTCCCCGACGCGGAGGCGCTTAAAATCGCCAGGGAGACCGGAGCCGACCGCATCGAGCTCTATACCGGGCCCTATGGCGGCTGCTACGACGACGAAGAGAAGGCCGAGCGGATTGCCGGGGAATTGGGTCGCACTGCGGAGATCGCAGTCGGCCTCGGCCTCGCCGTCAATGCCGGTCACGACCTGACGGTCGCCAACTTGCCCCTGCTCGTAAAGCACATTCCCGCGCTCGCCGAGGTCTCGATCGGCCACGGCCTGACGGCGGATGCGCTCGAATACGGCATGGCTGAAACCGTGCGTCGCTTCCGCCGCGCCTGCGGTGAGGCGGTGTGA
- a CDS encoding aminoglycoside phosphotransferase family protein: protein MSSISPDRPHIDASLVKRLIAAQFPRWADLPVMPVRHGGWDNRTFHLGDEMTVRLPSAASYAFQVEKEQRWLPQLAPLLPLAIPVPLAMGRPDQGYPWHWSVYQWRAGEIATHARIADLSAFATTLAEFLAALQRIDAEGGPPPGQHNFFRGGPLTVYDHETRWAFEALEGQIDVAAARAVWDAALGTTWKGAPVWFHGDVASGNLLVEDGRLSAVIDFGTSGVGDPACDLSIAWTMFRGESREAFRAALPLDRDTWARGRGWTLWKALIVAAGMPGTDRLEVEKSRRVIDEVLADHERDG, encoded by the coding sequence ATGTCCTCGATCTCCCCTGACAGGCCACATATCGACGCATCTCTCGTCAAGCGTCTCATTGCGGCACAGTTCCCGCGGTGGGCGGATCTGCCGGTGATGCCGGTCAGGCACGGCGGCTGGGACAACAGGACCTTTCACCTCGGGGACGAGATGACCGTGCGGCTGCCGAGTGCTGCTTCCTACGCCTTTCAGGTGGAAAAGGAACAGCGCTGGCTGCCGCAATTGGCACCGCTTCTGCCGTTGGCCATTCCTGTCCCTCTGGCGATGGGCCGGCCGGACCAGGGCTATCCGTGGCATTGGTCCGTCTATCAGTGGCGAGCGGGCGAGATCGCGACGCATGCCCGTATCGCCGACTTGAGCGCCTTCGCAACGACGCTCGCCGAGTTCCTGGCTGCTTTGCAGCGGATCGACGCAGAAGGCGGGCCGCCGCCGGGGCAACACAACTTCTTTCGCGGCGGGCCGTTGACGGTCTACGACCATGAGACCCGCTGGGCATTTGAAGCGCTCGAGGGGCAGATCGACGTCGCCGCGGCGCGGGCGGTATGGGACGCGGCCCTTGGGACCACATGGAAGGGTGCGCCCGTCTGGTTCCACGGCGATGTCGCATCCGGCAATCTCCTCGTCGAAGATGGTCGCTTGAGCGCGGTCATCGACTTCGGCACGTCCGGCGTCGGCGATCCCGCCTGCGACCTATCGATTGCCTGGACGATGTTCAGGGGAGAAAGCCGTGAGGCATTTCGCGCGGCCCTTCCGCTCGACAGGGATACCTGGGCGCGCGGCCGCGGATGGACATTGTGGAAGGCACTGATCGTTGCTGCCGGGATGCCGGGAACCGATCGGCTCGAGGTCGAAAAATCGCGGCGCGTCATCGACGAAGTGCTTGCCGACCACGAACGCGATGGCTGA
- a CDS encoding sigma-70 family RNA polymerase sigma factor: MNGADDGDLARLFRSALGGDEKAYGDFLNDAAALVRVWARRRAYPDLDPEDIVQETLLAVHLKRHTWRNDGPVKPWLYAIARHKLVDALRRHGRHTRVELGEVEEELASAEAETARDWEIGRALEVLTPGQRSVVRAISVEGRTIAEAARSLGMNETAVRVALHRGLAAIAKRFGRE, encoded by the coding sequence GTGAACGGCGCGGATGACGGCGATCTCGCCCGACTCTTTCGCTCGGCGCTTGGCGGCGACGAGAAGGCCTACGGCGATTTCCTCAACGACGCCGCGGCGCTCGTCCGTGTCTGGGCGCGCCGGAGAGCATATCCCGACCTTGATCCGGAAGATATTGTTCAGGAAACGCTGCTGGCGGTCCATCTGAAGCGCCACACCTGGCGGAATGACGGTCCGGTCAAGCCTTGGCTTTATGCGATCGCGAGGCACAAGCTTGTCGATGCTTTGCGACGGCACGGCCGCCACACACGCGTCGAACTCGGCGAGGTCGAAGAGGAGCTTGCGAGCGCAGAGGCGGAGACCGCCAGAGACTGGGAAATCGGCCGCGCACTCGAGGTGCTGACGCCGGGCCAGCGTTCCGTGGTGAGGGCGATATCGGTGGAAGGGCGCACGATAGCGGAGGCCGCAAGAAGCCTGGGCATGAACGAGACCGCAGTTCGCGTCGCGCTCCACCGCGGCCTTGCGGCCATCGCCAAGCGATTTGGACGGGAATGA
- a CDS encoding DUF2282 domain-containing protein, protein MSTRSSISAAMLASAVATAVSSLAMAAPLSEAEVKAAMDAGKEKCYGVALKGQNDCAAGPGTTCQATSTVDYQGNAWKFVDGGTCTTMELPGGRKGSPEPLSRDIPS, encoded by the coding sequence ATGTCTACCAGAAGCTCGATAAGCGCGGCCATGCTTGCCAGCGCTGTGGCAACCGCGGTGTCGTCGCTCGCGATGGCCGCGCCGCTCTCGGAGGCCGAGGTCAAAGCCGCGATGGATGCCGGCAAGGAGAAGTGTTACGGCGTCGCGCTCAAGGGGCAGAATGATTGCGCTGCCGGCCCAGGCACGACCTGCCAGGCCACATCGACTGTCGATTACCAGGGCAATGCCTGGAAATTCGTGGACGGCGGCACCTGCACGACCATGGAACTCCCGGGCGGCCGAAAGGGCTCGCCGGAACCGCTGTCGCGGGACATTCCCTCTTAA
- a CDS encoding helix-turn-helix domain-containing protein, producing MNRAMGEVKGKRVAIVCGVPMDIDNCPVRDVMDNIGGKWHSLMILSLAAGPLRFSQLRRLIPDISQRMLTQTLRDLQRDGYLSRTVYPTQPPSVEYGLTDLGRSFLAILKPFVDWSLENHEAIRKARAEFDATG from the coding sequence ATGAACCGGGCGATGGGCGAGGTGAAGGGCAAGCGAGTGGCAATCGTCTGCGGAGTGCCAATGGATATCGACAACTGTCCCGTGCGCGACGTGATGGACAATATCGGCGGCAAATGGCATTCACTGATGATTCTCTCGCTCGCCGCCGGACCTTTGCGCTTCTCGCAACTCAGACGGCTGATCCCCGACATTTCCCAGCGGATGCTCACCCAGACATTGCGCGATCTGCAGCGCGACGGCTATTTGAGCCGCACCGTCTATCCGACGCAGCCGCCAAGCGTGGAATACGGTTTGACGGACCTCGGTCGCTCGTTTCTCGCCATCCTCAAGCCATTTGTCGATTGGTCGCTCGAAAACCATGAGGCGATCCGCAAGGCGCGGGCAGAATTTGATGCGACCGGGTGA